In Balearica regulorum gibbericeps isolate bBalReg1 chromosome 14, bBalReg1.pri, whole genome shotgun sequence, one genomic interval encodes:
- the LOC104637921 gene encoding rho GTPase-activating protein 7-like isoform X3 — protein MEDMQFPIDVKTVRKDHEFLDGDAIESLFRRLNTLNKCASMKVEISRQRKRSDDSEDDEPCAISNKWAYERCSQKWSRIESLEGFPGEEGASASVPGSPILKSISNEDTVFLDHGEKHDVSSIHSTSSGDSDIVSFPKPFEDVATSTSSSRCSSVKVASRDSTFSCSPPPSEFLSVTSEEKLLDKSPYKKRKSLLKKMEKLHLRTCNLRSGQSKAKPIISEPVLLEGLNEEKMKMLNCVNISDLSGAQTKNNSSFSPQSCNSSNQSENSSTVSTPSPVIKPRSHSERSGVYTQDLDSSKLLLWNDLSQQNLKNDLKLQMNQIFQIPQGHKPGTFPKALTNSSLSPVDNSSVNWRTGSFHGCRRSRSRSSSKDSRAPRSPLSRTDNRLSIYDNMPNIELDHLEAAQVGDDDVFSELNNVIEDVNGLKKLVDQWTEKFSDDGDSDFASDSTSLYPSSPKEICLETEGAEDKTADLPTAEGESSCELGKAISSVDLAYMTDSKTTNRHGKQHWSVEESVNLESLSIQPASPSAAQLARTQKLALLKLTALMDRYSPSSKQGWNWTIPKFIKKIKASDYKDKNVFGVPLLLNVQRTSHPLPNGILQALDYLRSHFLDQVGLFRKSGVKSRILSLREMNETSPNNVCYEGQSAFDVADLVKQYFRDLPEPIFTSRLCESFLHIYQYVPKDQQFQAVQAAILLLPKENREALKILLFFLRDVVAFVEENQMTPTNIAVCLAPSLFHLNTLRRDSSSSSTRSSQRKCSLGKPDQRELSENLAATQGLAHMIMECNRLFQTDFPA, from the exons aGTGATGACTCCGAAGATGATGAACCTTGTGCAATAAGTAACAAATGGGCTTATGAGAGGTGCAGTCAGAAATGGTCTCGTATCGAGAGCCTAGAAGGTTTCCCAGGAGAGGAAGGTGCTAGTGCATCAGTCCCAGGCAGTCCAATACTGAAGAGCATCAGCAATGAGGATACTGTCTTTCTGGATCATGGCGAAAAACATGATGTCTCCTCAATTCACAGTACTAGCAGTGGTGACAGTGACATTGTTAGCTTCCCAAAACCTTTTGAAGATGTGGCAACCAGCACGAGTTCCTCAAGATGTTCCTCAGTTAAGGTGGCTTCACGGGACTCTACTTTTAGTTGCTCTCCTCCCCCCAGTGAATTTTTAAGTGTCACCAGTGAGGAGAAGCTTTTGGATAAGTCACcatataaaaaaaggaagagccttctaaagaaaatggagaagctGCACTTAAGGACCTGCAACTTAAGGAGTGGTCAGTCAAAGGCCAAACCCATAATAAGTGAACCTGTTCTTCTGGAAGGacttaatgaagaaaagatgaagatgctgaactgtgtaaatatttctgaCCTCTCTGGCGCCCAAACAAAGAacaattcttccttttctccccagagTTGCAATAGCAGCAATCAGTCTGAAAATAGCAGCACAGTGAGCACTCCAAGTCCTGTTATAAAACCACGAAGCCACTCTGAAAGGAGTGGGGTGTACACACAGGACTTGGACTCTAGCAAGCTCTTGCTGTGGAATGATCTTTCTCAGCAAAACCTAAAAAATGACCTGAAGTTACAAATGAACCAGATATTTCAAATACCACAAGGCCATAAACCTGGCACTTTCCCCAAAGCACTTACAAACAGCTCCCTGTCTCCAGTAGACAACTCTTCCGTCAACTGGAGAACTGGGAGTTTTCATGGGTGCAGGAGGAGCCGGAGCAGAAGCAGTTCCAAGGACTCCAGAGCTCCCAGGAGTCCCCTTTCGCGCACAGATAACAGGCTAAGTATATATGACAATATGCCCAATATTGAACTTGATCATTTGGAGGCAGCACAAGTTGGTGATGATGATGTTTTTTCAGAACTGAACAATGTTATAGAAGATGTCAATGGTCTCAAAAAGTTGGTTGATCAGTGGACAGAGAAGTTCTCAGATGATGGGGATTCGGACTTTGCCAGTGACTCGACCTCTTTGTATCCATCCTCACCTAAAGAAATCTGTCTTGAAACAGAGGGCGCAGAAGACAAGACAGCAGACCTCCCAACCGCTGAGGGAGAGAGCAGCTGTGAACTGGGCAAGGCGATCAGTTCTGTAGACCTGGCATACATGACAGACTCTAAGACGACCAACAG GCACGGGAAGCAGCACTGGTCTGTGGAAGAGAGCGTGAACTTGGAAAGCCTTTCCATCCAGCCTGCCAGCCCGTCAGCTGCCCAGCTGGCCCGGACACAAAAGCTGGCTTTGCTGAAACTCACGGCTCTAATGGACAGATACTCCCCTTCCAGTAAGCAGGGCTGGAACTG gaccATAccaaagttcattaaaaaaataaaagcctctgACTACAAGgacaaaaatgtgtttggggTTCCTTTGCTTCTGAACGTTCAGCGAACAAGCCACCCCCTGCCTAACGGCATACTGCAAGCACTGGACTATCTAAGAAGCCACTTTCTTGACCAG GTTGGCCTGTTCCGAAAATCCGGTGTTAAATCCAGGATTCTGTCTTtaagagaaatgaatgaaacCAGCCCAAACAACGTATGTTACGAGGGGCAGTCAGCATTTGATGTGGCAGATCTGGTGAAGCAGTATTTCCGAGACCTTCCCGAGCCTATATTTACTAGCAGGCTCTGTGAATCCTTCCTCCACATCTACCAAT acgTGCCGAAGGATCAGCAGTTTCAGGCTGTCCAGGCTGCTATTCTCCTTCTCCCAAAGGAAAACCGAGAAGCTTTGAAAATCCTCCTGTTCTTCCTGCGAGATGTGGTTGCTTTTGTTGAGGAAAACCAGATGACCCCAACCAACATTGCTGTCTGTCTTGCACCCTCTTTGTTTCACCTCAACACCCTGAGACGGGAtagttcctcctcctccactaG ATCCAGTCAGAGGAAGTGCAGCTTGGGGAAGCCAGACCAGAGAGAGCTGAGTGAGAACCTGGCAGCAACGCAGGGCTTGGCCCACATGATAATGGAGTGCAACAGACTCTTCCAG ACTGACTTCCCGGCTTGA
- the LOC104637921 gene encoding rho GTPase-activating protein 7-like isoform X1: MYDISKIEAREACDWLRAAGFPQYAQLFEDMQFPIDVKTVRKDHEFLDGDAIESLFRRLNTLNKCASMKVEISRQRKRSDDSEDDEPCAISNKWAYERCSQKWSRIESLEGFPGEEGASASVPGSPILKSISNEDTVFLDHGEKHDVSSIHSTSSGDSDIVSFPKPFEDVATSTSSSRCSSVKVASRDSTFSCSPPPSEFLSVTSEEKLLDKSPYKKRKSLLKKMEKLHLRTCNLRSGQSKAKPIISEPVLLEGLNEEKMKMLNCVNISDLSGAQTKNNSSFSPQSCNSSNQSENSSTVSTPSPVIKPRSHSERSGVYTQDLDSSKLLLWNDLSQQNLKNDLKLQMNQIFQIPQGHKPGTFPKALTNSSLSPVDNSSVNWRTGSFHGCRRSRSRSSSKDSRAPRSPLSRTDNRLSIYDNMPNIELDHLEAAQVGDDDVFSELNNVIEDVNGLKKLVDQWTEKFSDDGDSDFASDSTSLYPSSPKEICLETEGAEDKTADLPTAEGESSCELGKAISSVDLAYMTDSKTTNRHGKQHWSVEESVNLESLSIQPASPSAAQLARTQKLALLKLTALMDRYSPSSKQGWNWTIPKFIKKIKASDYKDKNVFGVPLLLNVQRTSHPLPNGILQALDYLRSHFLDQVGLFRKSGVKSRILSLREMNETSPNNVCYEGQSAFDVADLVKQYFRDLPEPIFTSRLCESFLHIYQYVPKDQQFQAVQAAILLLPKENREALKILLFFLRDVVAFVEENQMTPTNIAVCLAPSLFHLNTLRRDSSSSSTRSSQRKCSLGKPDQRELSENLAATQGLAHMIMECNRLFQTDFPA; encoded by the exons aGTGATGACTCCGAAGATGATGAACCTTGTGCAATAAGTAACAAATGGGCTTATGAGAGGTGCAGTCAGAAATGGTCTCGTATCGAGAGCCTAGAAGGTTTCCCAGGAGAGGAAGGTGCTAGTGCATCAGTCCCAGGCAGTCCAATACTGAAGAGCATCAGCAATGAGGATACTGTCTTTCTGGATCATGGCGAAAAACATGATGTCTCCTCAATTCACAGTACTAGCAGTGGTGACAGTGACATTGTTAGCTTCCCAAAACCTTTTGAAGATGTGGCAACCAGCACGAGTTCCTCAAGATGTTCCTCAGTTAAGGTGGCTTCACGGGACTCTACTTTTAGTTGCTCTCCTCCCCCCAGTGAATTTTTAAGTGTCACCAGTGAGGAGAAGCTTTTGGATAAGTCACcatataaaaaaaggaagagccttctaaagaaaatggagaagctGCACTTAAGGACCTGCAACTTAAGGAGTGGTCAGTCAAAGGCCAAACCCATAATAAGTGAACCTGTTCTTCTGGAAGGacttaatgaagaaaagatgaagatgctgaactgtgtaaatatttctgaCCTCTCTGGCGCCCAAACAAAGAacaattcttccttttctccccagagTTGCAATAGCAGCAATCAGTCTGAAAATAGCAGCACAGTGAGCACTCCAAGTCCTGTTATAAAACCACGAAGCCACTCTGAAAGGAGTGGGGTGTACACACAGGACTTGGACTCTAGCAAGCTCTTGCTGTGGAATGATCTTTCTCAGCAAAACCTAAAAAATGACCTGAAGTTACAAATGAACCAGATATTTCAAATACCACAAGGCCATAAACCTGGCACTTTCCCCAAAGCACTTACAAACAGCTCCCTGTCTCCAGTAGACAACTCTTCCGTCAACTGGAGAACTGGGAGTTTTCATGGGTGCAGGAGGAGCCGGAGCAGAAGCAGTTCCAAGGACTCCAGAGCTCCCAGGAGTCCCCTTTCGCGCACAGATAACAGGCTAAGTATATATGACAATATGCCCAATATTGAACTTGATCATTTGGAGGCAGCACAAGTTGGTGATGATGATGTTTTTTCAGAACTGAACAATGTTATAGAAGATGTCAATGGTCTCAAAAAGTTGGTTGATCAGTGGACAGAGAAGTTCTCAGATGATGGGGATTCGGACTTTGCCAGTGACTCGACCTCTTTGTATCCATCCTCACCTAAAGAAATCTGTCTTGAAACAGAGGGCGCAGAAGACAAGACAGCAGACCTCCCAACCGCTGAGGGAGAGAGCAGCTGTGAACTGGGCAAGGCGATCAGTTCTGTAGACCTGGCATACATGACAGACTCTAAGACGACCAACAG GCACGGGAAGCAGCACTGGTCTGTGGAAGAGAGCGTGAACTTGGAAAGCCTTTCCATCCAGCCTGCCAGCCCGTCAGCTGCCCAGCTGGCCCGGACACAAAAGCTGGCTTTGCTGAAACTCACGGCTCTAATGGACAGATACTCCCCTTCCAGTAAGCAGGGCTGGAACTG gaccATAccaaagttcattaaaaaaataaaagcctctgACTACAAGgacaaaaatgtgtttggggTTCCTTTGCTTCTGAACGTTCAGCGAACAAGCCACCCCCTGCCTAACGGCATACTGCAAGCACTGGACTATCTAAGAAGCCACTTTCTTGACCAG GTTGGCCTGTTCCGAAAATCCGGTGTTAAATCCAGGATTCTGTCTTtaagagaaatgaatgaaacCAGCCCAAACAACGTATGTTACGAGGGGCAGTCAGCATTTGATGTGGCAGATCTGGTGAAGCAGTATTTCCGAGACCTTCCCGAGCCTATATTTACTAGCAGGCTCTGTGAATCCTTCCTCCACATCTACCAAT acgTGCCGAAGGATCAGCAGTTTCAGGCTGTCCAGGCTGCTATTCTCCTTCTCCCAAAGGAAAACCGAGAAGCTTTGAAAATCCTCCTGTTCTTCCTGCGAGATGTGGTTGCTTTTGTTGAGGAAAACCAGATGACCCCAACCAACATTGCTGTCTGTCTTGCACCCTCTTTGTTTCACCTCAACACCCTGAGACGGGAtagttcctcctcctccactaG ATCCAGTCAGAGGAAGTGCAGCTTGGGGAAGCCAGACCAGAGAGAGCTGAGTGAGAACCTGGCAGCAACGCAGGGCTTGGCCCACATGATAATGGAGTGCAACAGACTCTTCCAG ACTGACTTCCCGGCTTGA
- the LOC104637921 gene encoding rho GTPase-activating protein 7-like isoform X4: protein MQFPIDVKTVRKDHEFLDGDAIESLFRRLNTLNKCASMKVEISRQRKRSDDSEDDEPCAISNKWAYERCSQKWSRIESLEGFPGEEGASASVPGSPILKSISNEDTVFLDHGEKHDVSSIHSTSSGDSDIVSFPKPFEDVATSTSSSRCSSVKVASRDSTFSCSPPPSEFLSVTSEEKLLDKSPYKKRKSLLKKMEKLHLRTCNLRSGQSKAKPIISEPVLLEGLNEEKMKMLNCVNISDLSGAQTKNNSSFSPQSCNSSNQSENSSTVSTPSPVIKPRSHSERSGVYTQDLDSSKLLLWNDLSQQNLKNDLKLQMNQIFQIPQGHKPGTFPKALTNSSLSPVDNSSVNWRTGSFHGCRRSRSRSSSKDSRAPRSPLSRTDNRLSIYDNMPNIELDHLEAAQVGDDDVFSELNNVIEDVNGLKKLVDQWTEKFSDDGDSDFASDSTSLYPSSPKEICLETEGAEDKTADLPTAEGESSCELGKAISSVDLAYMTDSKTTNRHGKQHWSVEESVNLESLSIQPASPSAAQLARTQKLALLKLTALMDRYSPSSKQGWNWTIPKFIKKIKASDYKDKNVFGVPLLLNVQRTSHPLPNGILQALDYLRSHFLDQVGLFRKSGVKSRILSLREMNETSPNNVCYEGQSAFDVADLVKQYFRDLPEPIFTSRLCESFLHIYQYVPKDQQFQAVQAAILLLPKENREALKILLFFLRDVVAFVEENQMTPTNIAVCLAPSLFHLNTLRRDSSSSSTRSSQRKCSLGKPDQRELSENLAATQGLAHMIMECNRLFQTDFPA, encoded by the exons aGTGATGACTCCGAAGATGATGAACCTTGTGCAATAAGTAACAAATGGGCTTATGAGAGGTGCAGTCAGAAATGGTCTCGTATCGAGAGCCTAGAAGGTTTCCCAGGAGAGGAAGGTGCTAGTGCATCAGTCCCAGGCAGTCCAATACTGAAGAGCATCAGCAATGAGGATACTGTCTTTCTGGATCATGGCGAAAAACATGATGTCTCCTCAATTCACAGTACTAGCAGTGGTGACAGTGACATTGTTAGCTTCCCAAAACCTTTTGAAGATGTGGCAACCAGCACGAGTTCCTCAAGATGTTCCTCAGTTAAGGTGGCTTCACGGGACTCTACTTTTAGTTGCTCTCCTCCCCCCAGTGAATTTTTAAGTGTCACCAGTGAGGAGAAGCTTTTGGATAAGTCACcatataaaaaaaggaagagccttctaaagaaaatggagaagctGCACTTAAGGACCTGCAACTTAAGGAGTGGTCAGTCAAAGGCCAAACCCATAATAAGTGAACCTGTTCTTCTGGAAGGacttaatgaagaaaagatgaagatgctgaactgtgtaaatatttctgaCCTCTCTGGCGCCCAAACAAAGAacaattcttccttttctccccagagTTGCAATAGCAGCAATCAGTCTGAAAATAGCAGCACAGTGAGCACTCCAAGTCCTGTTATAAAACCACGAAGCCACTCTGAAAGGAGTGGGGTGTACACACAGGACTTGGACTCTAGCAAGCTCTTGCTGTGGAATGATCTTTCTCAGCAAAACCTAAAAAATGACCTGAAGTTACAAATGAACCAGATATTTCAAATACCACAAGGCCATAAACCTGGCACTTTCCCCAAAGCACTTACAAACAGCTCCCTGTCTCCAGTAGACAACTCTTCCGTCAACTGGAGAACTGGGAGTTTTCATGGGTGCAGGAGGAGCCGGAGCAGAAGCAGTTCCAAGGACTCCAGAGCTCCCAGGAGTCCCCTTTCGCGCACAGATAACAGGCTAAGTATATATGACAATATGCCCAATATTGAACTTGATCATTTGGAGGCAGCACAAGTTGGTGATGATGATGTTTTTTCAGAACTGAACAATGTTATAGAAGATGTCAATGGTCTCAAAAAGTTGGTTGATCAGTGGACAGAGAAGTTCTCAGATGATGGGGATTCGGACTTTGCCAGTGACTCGACCTCTTTGTATCCATCCTCACCTAAAGAAATCTGTCTTGAAACAGAGGGCGCAGAAGACAAGACAGCAGACCTCCCAACCGCTGAGGGAGAGAGCAGCTGTGAACTGGGCAAGGCGATCAGTTCTGTAGACCTGGCATACATGACAGACTCTAAGACGACCAACAG GCACGGGAAGCAGCACTGGTCTGTGGAAGAGAGCGTGAACTTGGAAAGCCTTTCCATCCAGCCTGCCAGCCCGTCAGCTGCCCAGCTGGCCCGGACACAAAAGCTGGCTTTGCTGAAACTCACGGCTCTAATGGACAGATACTCCCCTTCCAGTAAGCAGGGCTGGAACTG gaccATAccaaagttcattaaaaaaataaaagcctctgACTACAAGgacaaaaatgtgtttggggTTCCTTTGCTTCTGAACGTTCAGCGAACAAGCCACCCCCTGCCTAACGGCATACTGCAAGCACTGGACTATCTAAGAAGCCACTTTCTTGACCAG GTTGGCCTGTTCCGAAAATCCGGTGTTAAATCCAGGATTCTGTCTTtaagagaaatgaatgaaacCAGCCCAAACAACGTATGTTACGAGGGGCAGTCAGCATTTGATGTGGCAGATCTGGTGAAGCAGTATTTCCGAGACCTTCCCGAGCCTATATTTACTAGCAGGCTCTGTGAATCCTTCCTCCACATCTACCAAT acgTGCCGAAGGATCAGCAGTTTCAGGCTGTCCAGGCTGCTATTCTCCTTCTCCCAAAGGAAAACCGAGAAGCTTTGAAAATCCTCCTGTTCTTCCTGCGAGATGTGGTTGCTTTTGTTGAGGAAAACCAGATGACCCCAACCAACATTGCTGTCTGTCTTGCACCCTCTTTGTTTCACCTCAACACCCTGAGACGGGAtagttcctcctcctccactaG ATCCAGTCAGAGGAAGTGCAGCTTGGGGAAGCCAGACCAGAGAGAGCTGAGTGAGAACCTGGCAGCAACGCAGGGCTTGGCCCACATGATAATGGAGTGCAACAGACTCTTCCAG ACTGACTTCCCGGCTTGA
- the LOC104637921 gene encoding rho GTPase-activating protein 7-like isoform X2, with protein MEEIEAREACDWLRAAGFPQYAQLFEDMQFPIDVKTVRKDHEFLDGDAIESLFRRLNTLNKCASMKVEISRQRKRSDDSEDDEPCAISNKWAYERCSQKWSRIESLEGFPGEEGASASVPGSPILKSISNEDTVFLDHGEKHDVSSIHSTSSGDSDIVSFPKPFEDVATSTSSSRCSSVKVASRDSTFSCSPPPSEFLSVTSEEKLLDKSPYKKRKSLLKKMEKLHLRTCNLRSGQSKAKPIISEPVLLEGLNEEKMKMLNCVNISDLSGAQTKNNSSFSPQSCNSSNQSENSSTVSTPSPVIKPRSHSERSGVYTQDLDSSKLLLWNDLSQQNLKNDLKLQMNQIFQIPQGHKPGTFPKALTNSSLSPVDNSSVNWRTGSFHGCRRSRSRSSSKDSRAPRSPLSRTDNRLSIYDNMPNIELDHLEAAQVGDDDVFSELNNVIEDVNGLKKLVDQWTEKFSDDGDSDFASDSTSLYPSSPKEICLETEGAEDKTADLPTAEGESSCELGKAISSVDLAYMTDSKTTNRHGKQHWSVEESVNLESLSIQPASPSAAQLARTQKLALLKLTALMDRYSPSSKQGWNWTIPKFIKKIKASDYKDKNVFGVPLLLNVQRTSHPLPNGILQALDYLRSHFLDQVGLFRKSGVKSRILSLREMNETSPNNVCYEGQSAFDVADLVKQYFRDLPEPIFTSRLCESFLHIYQYVPKDQQFQAVQAAILLLPKENREALKILLFFLRDVVAFVEENQMTPTNIAVCLAPSLFHLNTLRRDSSSSSTRSSQRKCSLGKPDQRELSENLAATQGLAHMIMECNRLFQTDFPA; from the exons aGTGATGACTCCGAAGATGATGAACCTTGTGCAATAAGTAACAAATGGGCTTATGAGAGGTGCAGTCAGAAATGGTCTCGTATCGAGAGCCTAGAAGGTTTCCCAGGAGAGGAAGGTGCTAGTGCATCAGTCCCAGGCAGTCCAATACTGAAGAGCATCAGCAATGAGGATACTGTCTTTCTGGATCATGGCGAAAAACATGATGTCTCCTCAATTCACAGTACTAGCAGTGGTGACAGTGACATTGTTAGCTTCCCAAAACCTTTTGAAGATGTGGCAACCAGCACGAGTTCCTCAAGATGTTCCTCAGTTAAGGTGGCTTCACGGGACTCTACTTTTAGTTGCTCTCCTCCCCCCAGTGAATTTTTAAGTGTCACCAGTGAGGAGAAGCTTTTGGATAAGTCACcatataaaaaaaggaagagccttctaaagaaaatggagaagctGCACTTAAGGACCTGCAACTTAAGGAGTGGTCAGTCAAAGGCCAAACCCATAATAAGTGAACCTGTTCTTCTGGAAGGacttaatgaagaaaagatgaagatgctgaactgtgtaaatatttctgaCCTCTCTGGCGCCCAAACAAAGAacaattcttccttttctccccagagTTGCAATAGCAGCAATCAGTCTGAAAATAGCAGCACAGTGAGCACTCCAAGTCCTGTTATAAAACCACGAAGCCACTCTGAAAGGAGTGGGGTGTACACACAGGACTTGGACTCTAGCAAGCTCTTGCTGTGGAATGATCTTTCTCAGCAAAACCTAAAAAATGACCTGAAGTTACAAATGAACCAGATATTTCAAATACCACAAGGCCATAAACCTGGCACTTTCCCCAAAGCACTTACAAACAGCTCCCTGTCTCCAGTAGACAACTCTTCCGTCAACTGGAGAACTGGGAGTTTTCATGGGTGCAGGAGGAGCCGGAGCAGAAGCAGTTCCAAGGACTCCAGAGCTCCCAGGAGTCCCCTTTCGCGCACAGATAACAGGCTAAGTATATATGACAATATGCCCAATATTGAACTTGATCATTTGGAGGCAGCACAAGTTGGTGATGATGATGTTTTTTCAGAACTGAACAATGTTATAGAAGATGTCAATGGTCTCAAAAAGTTGGTTGATCAGTGGACAGAGAAGTTCTCAGATGATGGGGATTCGGACTTTGCCAGTGACTCGACCTCTTTGTATCCATCCTCACCTAAAGAAATCTGTCTTGAAACAGAGGGCGCAGAAGACAAGACAGCAGACCTCCCAACCGCTGAGGGAGAGAGCAGCTGTGAACTGGGCAAGGCGATCAGTTCTGTAGACCTGGCATACATGACAGACTCTAAGACGACCAACAG GCACGGGAAGCAGCACTGGTCTGTGGAAGAGAGCGTGAACTTGGAAAGCCTTTCCATCCAGCCTGCCAGCCCGTCAGCTGCCCAGCTGGCCCGGACACAAAAGCTGGCTTTGCTGAAACTCACGGCTCTAATGGACAGATACTCCCCTTCCAGTAAGCAGGGCTGGAACTG gaccATAccaaagttcattaaaaaaataaaagcctctgACTACAAGgacaaaaatgtgtttggggTTCCTTTGCTTCTGAACGTTCAGCGAACAAGCCACCCCCTGCCTAACGGCATACTGCAAGCACTGGACTATCTAAGAAGCCACTTTCTTGACCAG GTTGGCCTGTTCCGAAAATCCGGTGTTAAATCCAGGATTCTGTCTTtaagagaaatgaatgaaacCAGCCCAAACAACGTATGTTACGAGGGGCAGTCAGCATTTGATGTGGCAGATCTGGTGAAGCAGTATTTCCGAGACCTTCCCGAGCCTATATTTACTAGCAGGCTCTGTGAATCCTTCCTCCACATCTACCAAT acgTGCCGAAGGATCAGCAGTTTCAGGCTGTCCAGGCTGCTATTCTCCTTCTCCCAAAGGAAAACCGAGAAGCTTTGAAAATCCTCCTGTTCTTCCTGCGAGATGTGGTTGCTTTTGTTGAGGAAAACCAGATGACCCCAACCAACATTGCTGTCTGTCTTGCACCCTCTTTGTTTCACCTCAACACCCTGAGACGGGAtagttcctcctcctccactaG ATCCAGTCAGAGGAAGTGCAGCTTGGGGAAGCCAGACCAGAGAGAGCTGAGTGAGAACCTGGCAGCAACGCAGGGCTTGGCCCACATGATAATGGAGTGCAACAGACTCTTCCAG ACTGACTTCCCGGCTTGA